Proteins encoded within one genomic window of Lampris incognitus isolate fLamInc1 chromosome 1, fLamInc1.hap2, whole genome shotgun sequence:
- the LOC130125091 gene encoding uncharacterized protein LOC130125091 isoform X2, with product MFVTVLFGDCVDLMDRSGTVMSLVEKEQSVEPASLLLVERSIYVLLRVCRSEDSEGQKHVPLLNNLSKNHPELSDMLKKMSNPNKKRGGRNGSFRKGWTQKDSSVTQSRNKNTSANKSHLNK from the exons ATGTTTGTCACAGTGCTGTTTGGAG ACTGTGTGGACTTGATGGACAGATCCGGCACAGTGATGAGCCTGGTGGAGAAGGAGCAAAGTGTGGAGCCGGCCAGCCTTTTGTTGGTGGAGAGGAGCATCTACGTCCTCCTACGAGTCTGCC gaAGTGAGGACAGTGAAGGCCAGAAACACGTGCCTCTCTTAAACAACCTCAGCAAGAACCATCCCGAGTTATCAG ATATGCTGAAGAAAATGTCAAATCCGAATAAGAAACGAGGGGGAAGGAATGGTTCCTTTAGAAAAGGCTGGACCCAGAAGGACAGCTCTGTCACACAGAGCCGGAACAAAAACACCTCTGCAAATAAGAGCCATCTAAACAAATAA
- the LOC130125091 gene encoding uncharacterized protein C22orf15 isoform X1, translating into MFVTVLFGDNRMALFNLNCRLINFIHSLKMRCGLHSEDCVDLMDRSGTVMSLVEKEQSVEPASLLLVERSIYVLLRVCRSEDSEGQKHVPLLNNLSKNHPELSDMLKKMSNPNKKRGGRNGSFRKGWTQKDSSVTQSRNKNTSANKSHLNK; encoded by the exons ATGTTTGTCACAGTGCTGTTTGGAG ACAACAGAATGGCATTATTCAATCTCAACTGCAGGTTGATAAACTTCATCCATAGTTTGAAGATGAGGTGTGGTCTGCACAGTGAAG ACTGTGTGGACTTGATGGACAGATCCGGCACAGTGATGAGCCTGGTGGAGAAGGAGCAAAGTGTGGAGCCGGCCAGCCTTTTGTTGGTGGAGAGGAGCATCTACGTCCTCCTACGAGTCTGCC gaAGTGAGGACAGTGAAGGCCAGAAACACGTGCCTCTCTTAAACAACCTCAGCAAGAACCATCCCGAGTTATCAG ATATGCTGAAGAAAATGTCAAATCCGAATAAGAAACGAGGGGGAAGGAATGGTTCCTTTAGAAAAGGCTGGACCCAGAAGGACAGCTCTGTCACACAGAGCCGGAACAAAAACACCTCTGCAAATAAGAGCCATCTAAACAAATAA
- the upb1 gene encoding beta-ureidopropionase, translated as MSAPELESLEKTLETHIPKDELREVKRILFGKETEKLDLPAYAVAAASEKNFELQGYVFEAAEEQLRPPRKIRVGLIQNHIVLPTDAPVLDQVTAIHSRIGEIVDVAAMCGVNIICFQETWTMPFAFCTREKEPWTEFAESVKGGNTTRFCQELAKKYNMVVVSPILEREELHSTLWNTAVVISNSGNVLGKTRKNHIPRIGDFNESTYYMEGNTGHTVFQTQFGKIAVNICYGRHHPLNWFMYSMNGAEIIFNPSATVGALSEPMWSVEARNAAIANHCFTCAINRVGVEHFKNEFTSGDGNKAHHKFGHFYGSSYVAAPDGSRTPGLSRTRDGLLVVELDLNMNRQISDRWSFKMTGRYAEYAEELAKAVKHDFKPNIVKE; from the exons ATGTCGGCGCCCGAGTTGGAGTCCCTGGAGAAAACCTTGGAGACTCATATTCCGAAGGATGAGCTGAGAGAGGTTAAACGCATTTTATTCGGAAAGGAAACTGA AAAGTTGGACCTCCCGGCATATGCTGTGGCTGCTGCCTCAGAGAAGAACTTTGAGTTGCAGGGTTATGTGTTTGAAGCTGCCGAGGAGCAGCTCAGGCCCCCTAGGAAGATCCGGGTCGGACTCATTCAGAACCACATTGTACTGCCAACCGATGCCCCTGTCCTTGACCAG GTCACTGCCATCCATAGCCGGATCGGTGAAATTGTTGACGTAGCAGCCATGTGTGGCGTTAACATCATCTGCTTTCAAGAGACATGGA CCATGCCCTTTGCTTTCTGTACCCGTGAGAAGGAACCCTGGACAGAGTTTGCAGAGTCTGTCAAAGGAGGAAACACCACTCGCTTCTGCCAAGAG CTGGCCAAAAAATACAACATGGTGGTTGTGTCCCCCATCTTGGAGCGGGAAGAGCTGCACAGCACTCTGTGGAACACGGCGGTGGTGATCTCCAACTCAGGAAATGTGCTGGGAAAGACCAGGAAGAATCACATTCCCAGGATCGGAGACTTCAACGAG TCCACATATTACATGGAGGGCAATACTGGCCACACCGTGTTCCAGACCCAGTTTGGAAAGATAGCTGTGAACATCTGCTATGGTCGTCATCATCCTCTCAACTGGTTCATGTACAGTATGAATGGAGCTGAGATCATATTCAACCCTTCGGCTACGGTTGGTGCCCTCAG TGAGCCCATGTGGTCTGTCGAGGCCAGGAATGCTGCAATAGCAAATCACTGCTTTACCTGTGCAATCAACCGTGTAGGGGTG GAACACTTCAAAAACGAGTTCACTTCTGGTGATGGAAATAAAG CCCATCACAAGTTTGGACATTTCTATGGATCAAGTTATGTGGCTGCTCCTGATGGCAGCCGTACCCCTGGGCTCTCCAGAACCCGTGATGGACTACTGGTGGTAGAACTGGATCTGAACATGAACCGGCAAATCAGTGACAGATGGAGTTTCAAG atgactgGGCGGTATGCTGAATATGCAGAAGAACTTGCCAAGGCTGTCAAACATGACTTCAAACCCAACATAGTCAaagagtag
- the gucd1 gene encoding protein GUCD1, with product MTDDAVLLNVPAIRQLYHWDCGLACSRMVLKYLHPVSDEEFQSACWELKLTESVWTIDLAYLMCQLGIKHRFCTQTLGVDKGFKNQSFYKKHFDTEEDRVNELFLKAESKGVVVKKCSVTIQEIQAHLDQGHVAIVLVNAVILTCELCSSPVKYCCFLPVGQKCFCRKPEYQGHFVVVCGFNRSTGCIFYNNPAYSDRVCCTSISNFEEARRSYGTDEDILFIFKES from the exons ATGACAG ATGACGCCGTTCTGTTAAATGTACCTGCCATCCGGCAGCTGTACCACTGGGACTGTGGTTTAGCCTGCTCCAGAATGGTTTTGAA ATACCTCCACCCTGTCAGTGATGAAGAGTTCCAGAGTGCTTGCTGGGAGCTGAAATTGACAGAAAGTGTGTGGACTATTGACTTGGCCTACCTCATGTGCCAACTGGGGATCAAACACCGGTTTTGCACTCAGACACTTGGTGTAGACAAGGGTTTTAAGAATCAG TCCTTTTATAAAAAGCATTTTGATACAGAAGAAGACCGTGTGAACGAGCTCTTCCTTAAGGCAGAGAGCAAGGGTGTGGTGGTGAAGAAATG CTCTGTGACAATTCAGGAAATCCAGGCTCATCTGGACCAGGGCCATGTTGCCATAGTCCTGGTCAACGCTGTGATCTTGACATGTGAACTCTGCTCTTCACCTGTCAAATACTGCTGCTTCCTCCCAGTGGGCCAGAAGTGTTTCTGCAGGAAGCCAGAGTACCAGGGTCACTTTGTGGTTGTATGTGGCTTCAACCGGAGCACTGGCTGCATATTCTACAATAACCCTGCATATTCAGACC GAGTGTGTTGCACCAGCATCAGTAACTTTGAGGAGGCTCGGCGGAGCTATGGGACAGACGAAGACATCCTGTTCATCTTCAAGGAGAGCTGA
- the p2rx4b gene encoding P2X purinoceptor 4b produces MISKGTGCCECCMSYFFDYETTKTLVIQNKGVGFAFRCIQLLVLVYVVGYVCIVQKAYQDTDSVISTVTTKVKGYALINMSDLDHRFWDAPDSVIPPQGDHSFFVLTNIIVTPHQTQSRCPELPNPSTICTDDSHCTEGKQDPRGSGIQTGLCVNYSDTVQTCEVLSWCPLEVDTNLPEHAVLGAAEDFTVLIKNSVTYPKFDVHRRNIMPYINSSYLRKCEFNFTTDPDCPIFRLKHMVSEAGEDFQTMAVKGGILGILIDWSCDLDWWARKCYPKYSFRRLDNKNSDNNVAPGYNFRFARYYLNPDGVETRTLMKGYGIRFEVIVFGIAGKFSIVPTIVNLGAALSFLSLVPAVSDWFMLTFVRKRDFYSKYKTTYLRDDDSTESMAMSTSYGTQ; encoded by the exons ATGATCAGTAAGGGCACAGGCTGCTGCGAATGCTGCATGAGCTATTTCTTTGACTATGAAACAACCAAAACACTGGTTATTCAAAATAAAGGAGTAGGATTTGCCTTCCGATGTATCCAGCTTCTTGTCCTTGTTTATGTGGTTGG GTATGTATGTATAGTTCAGAAAGCCTACCAGGACACAGACTCCGTCATCAGTACAGTCACCACCAAAGTAAAAGGCTATGCCCTCATCAACATGTCTGACCTGGATCACCGTTTTTGGGATGCTCCTGACTCTGTAATTCCCCCACAG GGTGATCACTCATTCTTTGTATTGACAAATATCATTGTGACACCCCATCAAACTCAGTCACGTTGTCCAGAG CTTCCAAACCCATCCACTATTTGCACTGATGACAGTCACTGCACAGAGGGGAAACAAGATCCTCGAGGCAGTG GTATTCAGACAGGACTATGTGTGAACTACTCAGACACTGTCCAGACCTGCGAGGTGTTATCTTGGTGTCCTCTTGAAGTAGACACTAATCTACCTGA ACATGCGGTGCTGGGTGCAGCAGAGGACTTCACGGTGTTGATCAAAAACAGTGTGACGTACCCAAAGTTCGACGTTCACAG aaggaACATCATGCCATACATTAACTCCTCGTACTTAAGAAAGTGTGAATTCAATTTTACAACGGACCCAGACTGTCCCATTTTCCGCCTTAAGCACATGGTTTCAGAAGCTGGAGAGGACTTTCAAACCATGGCCGTCAAG GGTGGCATTCTTGGTATTCTTATTGACTGGAGCTGCGACCTGGATTGGTGGGCACGCAAATGTTACCCCAAATACAGCTTTCGAAGACTGGACAACAAAAATTCGGACAATAACGTGGCTCCTGGATACAACTTTAG GTTTGCAAGATACTACCTAAATCCAGATGGTGTGGAAACACGAACTTTGATGAAAGGATATGGAATCCGGTTTGAAGTCATTGTTTTTGGAATT GCAGGTAAATTTAGCATTGTGCCAACCATCGTAAACTTGGGTGCAGCACTTTCGTTCCTCAGTTTG GTGCCTGCAGTTTCTGACTGGTTTATGCTGACATTCGTAAGAAAAAGGGATTTTTACAGTAAATACAAAACCACATACCTGAGGGATGATGACAGTACTGAATCA ATGGCCATGAGCACCAGCTATGGAACCCAGTAG
- the zbtb26 gene encoding zinc finger and BTB domain-containing protein 26, which produces MAQNQVILQFRFATFGDSMLQKMNLLRHQRRFCDVIVRINELEVPGHKVVFAAGSSFLRDQFILQQDSRDVQISMIQEAEVGQQLLLSCYTGQLEFPELELVHYLTVASFLQMGHIVEQCTQALSKFIKPQPPRQLEEEVDMDRERRESLSSQPHREKECSQTVQQEEGLVEQVDDDDGDDDDDDDVIIQPKTPLKTGQSRLAQQVSVESDITIVKVESVSDVPENSITGHFSRSPPTALQSPEPQHSLINSTVDTRSGEMAVPPMSGYPLSPPPSSPPPGKHVTQGGNHQRNYDKPLQWYHQCPKCARVFRQLENYANHLKMHKLFMCLLCGKTFTQKGNLHRHMRVHAGIKPFQCKICGKTFTQKCSLLDHLNLHSGDKPHRCNYCDMVFAHKPVLRKHLKQIHGKNSFDNANERNLHDGGLDFEYNRI; this is translated from the coding sequence ATGGCTCAGAACCAGGTGATCCTCCAGTTCCGCTTTGCCACATTCGGGGACTCCATGCTACAGAAGATGAACCTCCTGCGTCACCAGAGGCGCTTCTGTGATGTCATTGTGCGAATCAATGAGCTGGAGGTGCCGGGTCACAAGGTGGTCTTTGCTGCAGGTTCTTCCTTTTTGAGGGACCAGTTTATCCTTCAGCAGGATTCCAGGGATGTCCAGATCTCCATGATCCAGGAGGCGGAGGTGGGCCAGCAGCTGCTGTTGTCCTGTTACACAGGCCAGCTGGAGTTCCCAGAGCTGGAACTGGTTCACTACCTGACAGTGGCCAGCTTTCTCCAGATGGGCCATATTGTGGAGCAGTGCACCCAGGCCCTCAGCAAGTTCATCAAACCTCAGCCTCCCCGCCAGCTCGAGGAGGAGGTGGATATGgacagggagaggagggagagcttGTCCTCTCAGCCCCATAGAGAAAAGGAATGCTCTCAGACTGTTCAGCAGGAGGAGGGACTGGTGGAGCAggtggatgatgatgatggcgatgatgacgatgatgatgatgtgattaTACAGCCTAAGACTCCTCTCAAGACTGGCCAAAGCAGACTTGCTCAACAGGTTTCAGTGGAAAGTGACATCACCATAGTTAAGGTGGAGTCTGTGTCGGACGTTCCGGAGAACTCGATCACTGGTCACTTTTCCAGGAGTCCCCCCACTGCCCTCCAGTCCCCAGAACCACAGCACTCCCTCATCAATTCCACTGTGGACACTCGCAGCGGTGAGATGGCGGTGCCGCCAATGTCAGGCTACCCTCTCAGCCCACCTCCTTCGTCCCCCCCGCCAGGGAAGCATGTCACCCAGGGTGGCAACCACCAGAGGAACTACGACAAGCCTCTTCAGTGGTACCACCAGTGCCCCAAGTGTGCCCGAGTCTTCCGCCAGCTGGAGAACTACGCCAACCACCTGAAGATGCACAAGCTGTTCATGTGCCTCCTGTGCGGCAAAACCTTCACACAGAAGGGCAACCTCCACCGGCACATGCGCGTCCACGCCGGCATCAAGCCCTTTCAATGTAAAATCTGTGGTAAGACCTTTACCCAGAAATGTTCCCTGCTGGACCACCTAAACCTGCATAGCGGGGACAAGCCTCACCGCTGTAACTATTGTGACATGGTTTTTGCACACAAGCCTGTCCTCCGCAAGCATCTCAAACAGATCCATGGTAAGAACAGCTTTGACAATGCCAACGAGCGCAACCTGCACGATGGGGGGCTTGACTTTGAGTATAACCGAATATGA